In the genome of Phragmites australis chromosome 9, lpPhrAust1.1, whole genome shotgun sequence, the window GTGTTACGGTATGTTTGGTATGCAACTCATCCTGGAAATTCAGAGCACAACCTTAACATAGAAAGAATGCATTGTACTATGTTTGGTATTCAACTCATCCTGGAAATTCATAGCACAATCCGAACAGAAACATATAAGTTTGACCTGAAAACACAAGCTGAAATTTCATACCAcaagctgaaatttcagaacacAAGCTGAAATTTCAGATCCTGAAAAGTGAAGACCACAAGCTGATAATTCAGAACACAACCTGAAAATTTCAGAACACAATCTCAGTCTCCAAACCACATAACAACCAATACATATATGTCTGGACCCAAAACTTATATGTCTGAACCCGAAACATACAAGTCTCAACCATACCATAAGTCTGACCATACTATATAAGTCTGACCATACAAATACAACTGAAGCAACTCATACAAGTTTGAACCGAAACATAGAAGTATGACCCAAACATACAATGAAGTCTGAAGGAAACAAACAATGTTTAGCTCACATGAAGTCTCAAAAAGTAGAACCAGAGGAGGCACGCCTAGCAGCAATTATACTCTGCTGAAGACTTTTGTAATACTCTTTTTGTTCATCGTCCATTTGTGATAAGTCCATGTTCATTATCCTCATCTCCTCCTTCACCTTCTCTAGTTGCATTCGCTCCTCCTCTAGGTGAAGTCGCTGCCGCTCTACATTCATCATCTCTGCGAACCTCTCAGCCCTTTCCTTCTTGAATTTTTCCTTCATACTAAATTGCCTGTCAAAAACTTCCTTCATTGGTGCCGACAGCGAGTTCGAAGACGTGGAACCGCGACCTAATTCTTTGGACCGGCTCCTGCCAACAGGCCTCTTAGCTCTTACCGTGCCTTCGCTACCTGTTTCTTGTGCCACACCCGCAACCGGTGAGGATTGCACGTTCTGAGTCGAAGAAGGGCTCCCAGCTTCACCTGCACCGGTTGTCTTTTGCTTCTTCCGCGACACCTCGGACTGCCACTTCGGATGGTGCCTCAATTCACGCCAACAAGGAAGCAACGTGAACTCTTTATGTTCAACGGCCTGGAACATTTTGCAAGCCTCCACAATCTGCACAACAGCAAAGATATACAACAATACGATTACATATATGCTACATCATCCATGTACACAAAAGTAAATATAACCAAGGAGTGAAGACAGCATACAACATCTTACTGTCTCCCCCTCCGTGGTACCGCTGCGTCTACTACACATTGCCCGCGCGTAGTGTCCGCAAAACTTTTGGACCATGCTGTTAATGAATGCCCACCTCCCTTGCAAGGACTTCTTGTTGCGAGTTGACGGGAAGTCTTTGTTGTCGTGGAAGTAAGACTCGATCCGCTGCCAAAACGCGCCTAAACTTTGGTTAGACCCCACCACGGGATCCATGCTAACGTTGAGCCATGAGGAAACAAGCAGTAGGTCTTCCTTCATCGAGTAGCTCTGCCCACGGCCACCAGCAGTGGCGACCTCCGTCGGTGCATCTTCACTCTGCACCACGGGCGCCGGGGCCTGTGTGCCACTCATGCCTTCTTGGGTCAGTGGTACTACATCGTCCAATGGAATAGCATCGTCGTCTCCTCTAAGAAAGTCTGCGTACTCTATGGAATCCCTGCACACTTAGATATAAGCACATATACAGACCATGTATAGAACAATTGCAGCATGTTGCATTCCAGATCAATTAGAGGAGGTCCATAACATGTCTGAAAACAGGATTGAAAGAAGTACACATTACACACAAATACTTTTTTGGGCTTATAGTCACCACTAGTCAACCTAGTATCCTAGAGCCTCCATGATCGATCAGACTCAATGGAATAGTCATCCACGGACTCAGGACATAACACGGTCTCGGAGCTCCAATCATCGGATagtacttcatcttcatcactggcCGGTGCAACCGATGCTTCCTCAACGCCGGGTACGCTAAGGTTGTCTCCGGTGGCTGAGTGCTCGGGTTCTCTAGCACTGATCAAAGCATCTTCAACCTGAAACACAACCTGTTCCAAGTCCTGCGCTATGCTCTCAACCTCAAGTAGAGCCTGATTCATATCCATGGCCGCAGGGCAACTGTCCGTGGTCAGATTGTCGATGGCAACCTTCTTCAATGCTTGTGCTGCCTCCTGCACATTGTCCTGGAGCATTGACAGAAGGGCCACAAGCTATGGAGCGTCCATCTATAATCAGGTCAATCATCAACACCCATACTTTCCAAAATTCAATGACACATTCGACCCAAACCCATACTATGGCACCATGTTCAGCTAACCAGAAAAAAACCTTACATGAACTACATCATATCGCAGTGCAGGGAACCAATGATCCATACATCTATctacttcatttcttgcaacaACCAATAGTGCCTAAAAATGTAGTGCAACTGTGCCTTCAATCCTTGATTGACCAAGACATAAGCAAGAATTTGTGTATATATTTACTCCTGCATTCTTCAGCAACTACCAAGATAATTGAGCTTGCTACTGCAATGGCTTCTACTAAGTTTTTTAAGCAATGTATAATGTACTCTATAGTTCATAATTTCCTATTTCCAATTCAGTTCAAATGCACCTTTGCAATTCACTATTTCCAATAAAGTTCAGTTCATATCCTCTCCTGTCAACCATTGCACCCTACCAACTAATTATGTTCATATTCCATATAACATTAACCTCCTAAACTTGGCCAAGCCCCAACTAACAGAACCCATGCCACTGACATGAACAACATACAATACCACAAAACATCTAGGCAGTAGTGTTCCACTCAATTCCATAAAACAATGACAGTAGGGAAATAAAGATTGAAGTAACAGAACCTTGATTATAAACATACAAACTCGGCGCAATTGTAACATAATGCATACAACGAACTAGCTTAATCTCTAATTAATCTCAAACTCGGCCCACTGGCTTCTCTCTGCATCTATCCAGGAGATGCTACCCTTCACACAACCTTCCCCTTGTCAATGGAACTACAAGGTCCTGCACCAAGTTGACAACGAGGGACGGCCACCTCATGCCGGCGAAGAACACCGAAGCATTCAACCGGCACACACCGCCAGGACCTCAAATCCACTGCACCCAACTCTCTCCTCCACTCCAATCTACCCTACGCGCAACCTACTACCACACCACAGCGGCATCTGCTCATTGTCGCCAAAAACTCCTATACAAATCGCTCCAATGCCCTTCCCGACGTGGCGCCAGATCGGTCCTCCAACGTCCTCCCCAAACCCCACCCTCTCCACCCCTGCCACCCAACGCCGAGGACCTCCGGCGCACACCCTTTCCAGCCCAACCCCAtaccccacccccccccccccgatggCTACCGGGAACAAGCACAGAAGAAGACATACCAGTGGCCACCTGCCAGCACGGCGGAGCAAaccgaagggggggggggggatcatgGGAGGTGGCTCTCTAGATCCGCCGCCGCCCAACCTTCCTCCGCCGGGGACGTCGCTTCTTCGGCCGCATCGCCTGCTTCTTCCCGCTTGCGTCGGCCACCGACTCCGCCCGCCTCCCCTCCGCACGCGCCTGCCAGCTCCGCTTCCTTCCCACCGCAGGAGTCCCGAGCGCCGCATAACTGCCCTCGCGCACAGTGATACGACCGCCGCATTGCTCCGCACTTTTGCCGACTCGT includes:
- the LOC133927991 gene encoding glutathione S-transferase T3-like; amino-acid sequence: MLQDNVQEAAQALKKVAIDNLTTDSCPAAMDMNQALLEVESIAQDLEQVVFQVEDALISAREPEHSATGDNLSVPGVEEASVAPASDEDEVLSDDWSSETVLCPESVDDYSIEDSIEYADFLRGDDDAIPLDDVVPLTQEGMSGTQAPAPVVQSEDAPTEVATAGGRGQSYSMKEDLLLVSSWLNVSMDPVVGSNQSLGAFWQRIESYFHDNKDFPSTRNKKSLQGRWAFINSMVQKFCGHYARAMCSRRSGTTEGETIVEACKMFQAVEHKEFTLLPCWRELRHHPKWQSEVSRKKQKTTGAGEAGSPSSTQNVQSSPVAGVAQETGSEGTVRAKRPVGRSRSKELGRGSTSSNSLSAPMKEVFDRQFSMKEKFKKERAERFAEMMNVERQRLHLEEERMQLEKVKEEMRIMNMDLSQMDDEQKEYYKSLQQSIIAARRASSGSTF